The sequence ACTTCATGGTTCAGAATACTTAACTCCCTGTTATAAGTTTTAGCTCAGAAGAGCTCCCCATTAATAAACCTCTTTGTTAGTTCATTCCTTGGTCGTTCAAAAACTTCTTTTGTCTTTCCTATCTCGATGATCTTTCCTTTGTATATATGGGCCACTCTGTGGGCCAGTCGTTTTGCTTGGAATAGATTATGAGTTGAAAAGAGTATTGTAGTTTCCTTTTCTTTAACTATTTCCTTAACTATTTCCTCGATTATAGCAGAATTTGTTGGGTCTAAATTTGCAGTCGGTTCGTCCATAAGTAAAAGCTTTGGTTCGAGGACAATTGCCCTTGCTATGGCAACTCGTTGTTTTTCTCCTCCTGAAAGATATTTTGCTCTCCTATTTTCATAACCTTGGAGTCTAACTAGCTCTAAAACTTCCTCGACTTTTTTCTTTATCTCATCTTTTGAGTATCCCCTGATTTTTAGGCCATATGCTATGTTCTTAAAAACGGTAGTGTTAAACATCACGGGAATTTGAAAAACCATTGTAATGTTTTTTCTTAAATCGTCATTCCAGCTCACTTTGGTTCCATCAAAGTAGTACTCTCCTGAGTCTGGCTTTTCTAAAAGGGCTAAAATCCTTAATAGTGTAGTTTTTCCAGCCCCACTATGTCCCATTATGCAGAATATCTCTCCTTTTTTAATTTCGAGATTTACATCTTCAAGCGCTGGAGGTTCTCCATTATCATACCTCTTTGTAATTCCAATTGTTTTGATGAAGCTCATGTTAACCACTTCCTGATGAGATTTGATAGAAGATTTACTCCCAAAACAATCCCCATCAGTATTATCCCAAGGGCTATGGCGACGCTGATCTCAGCTCTTACAGTGTACATCTGAATTGCCGTGGTTAGTACTCTCGTGTTGTAATGCCCCCCTTTCACGTATATATTTCCTCCAATCATAAGAGCTATTCCCAGTTCAGCAATTGCTCTATTAAATCCAGCGATTATTGCTAGTATTATCCCTCCAACACTCTCTATAACCACTTGGAATGATGCTCTAATCTCATCTGCACCAAGGGTTAAAGCCAATTCTCTAATCTCGTTTTCAATTGCTTCGAGAGAGTTCACTACTATGCTCATTATTATTGGGGTTATGAGTAAAGCCTGACCAAAGCTTATTCCCATTTCTGTATAGAGAAGACCAAGTGTTCCAAGGGGCCCCCGTGGCACAAGAAGGAGGTAGAGTATGAGGCCCCAAATAACCGTTGGTACCCCCATAAGACCATTAATGAATGTTTTAACAAGCCATTTTCCTCGGAAATTTTTAAGACCTATTAACATGGATAGGGGAAGTGACCAGGCAACGGCCATTACTGTAGCTATTCCTGATACTTTTATTGACCTTAGGGCTATTTCAATAATATAAGGCTCTGTTATAAGTCCTAGGGCCTCTGAAAATCCCTGGATTATATACTCCCATGCCATCTTTTGTCCTCCTCAATAAATAGAGAGATAAGATAAAAGTGTTATCCTTCTACTATTGTGGCTGGAAACTCAAAAAACTCATAGGCAGCATTATATCGGAATTTGGTTGGACACTCAGTATAACTCTCGCCATCTTTCATGAAGCCGTATTTGAGTAACCACTTAAAGACTTCTCCTTCTTTTTGCTCTAGTACTGGAACAGCTGGATAGAAAAGAGACCGCCCAAATTCCTCTTTTCCATACTCTGCTATTGCTTTTTGCCCTTCTTCAGAGGTGAGCCATTCTGCAAGAAGCATCGCGCCTTCAAAATCTTTATCCTCGATCTTCTCTGGATTTATGATGATTATGGCGTACACATTTATAAGTTGCTCTCCTTTGTCAACTAGCACATCCAAGTCAATTTTACCCTCTTTCTGGTATTTAAGATACGTTCCGATATCAGAGAGAGTGTAGGCTTTTCTCTCACTTGTGTATAGAAGCGTGTTCCCCATCCCTGAACCTGTCGTTCCAAACCACTTTTCATTCTTAAGCTCTTCGAAGCTAAACCCTGCTGCCTTCCACAATGCGATTTCTTTTGTGTTGGTTCCAGAACCATCATCTCTTGAAATCCATACGAGTTGGTCGGGGTGCATTCTTCCGTACTCAACTAACTTTTTAAGGGCCTCTGTGACACCCAGTCCCTTAATTCCAGCGGGATCACTCTTTGGACCAACAATTACAAAAAAGTTGTATGCGAATACTTTTCTATTAACCCCATAACCTTCTTCCATAAATGCCTGTTCTTTGGAAAGTGCATGAACTAGAATAGCATCGCTTGCACCGTTTTTTGCATCCATAATTGCTCCACCTGTTCCTTTAGGAATAAAACGTAATTCAATGCCGTATTTTTCTTTGAATGCTGGTGCGACAACTTCTTCTAGAATCCCTGTGTCATATAGACTTGTTGTAGTTGAGATTGTCAAAACTCTTGGAGTTTCTGTAGTGGTGTTTTCTGCTTTAGGAGTTCCAATGCATCCAATGGCGACACTCACAATTAGAAATACCACAAAGATGAACGTCATCCTCTTCATAGTTGTATCCCTTTTTTGGGTATGGAAAAAGATTTTATAAACATTCTGCACAAATAGTAAACATTTTTGCTTAACAACATCACTCCAGAATTGCTATTACGCCCTTCCATTTCCCACCAAAGCATTCACTTGCAATCACTTTTTTACCTGTTAGCTCTTCAAGGAATCGTATGGCAGAAGGACATTTCTTAAATCTTGTTGCTATTCCTACTATAACCCCTTCAATTTCTCTGATTCCAACACGTCGTTCTTTTCTGGGCCAGAGCTGTTCTTCATATTTCCAAAGGATCCTTCTTGGATCGATTAGGAATTCACGTTCAATTTCATCCAAGATCTCTTCAAAATCCCAGATAAAGCTTTCCTCTCTTTTCTCTTCTTTGCCAAAAAGGGTGAACTTCCCAGTCTGCCACTCTCTTAAAAGGTATCTCGCAGTTTCTTCGAGATCAACTTCTCCCCCTTTTCTTAAGAGGCCTTTTCTCTTTCCTATAGCCTCTAATATTTGTTCTTCATCTTCGAATTTCTCGATTCCATATTTTTCAGTTATGGCCTCTTTTCTTGTTTCCAAGATTCTACGTATGAGTCTTAGAGCTGGTTTAACAGGATCTTCGATTTTATCTGCAGGAAAACCGCCCCTAATAACAAGTTCTTCAAACTCATCGATTGGAACTACTCCAGGGGAATCAAGTAGCCATATTCTCTTGGAAAGTTTGATCAACTGTTTTCCCTTTGTATATCCGGGTATTGGGGCAGTGCCGACTGCATGTTTTCCTTTTAGGACATTTATTATGGTGCTCTTTCCTACGTTGGGGTATCCTACTAGAACAACCTTTACTTTTTCCTTGCCTTCATTAAAAAGCTCCTTTGCAATCTTTTTTATTTCTTTTCTTAAGATACCGGTCCCTTTTCTTTCTCTTGCACTGATAAAGACTATTGGGAGATTTTGATTTTTCTGTTTGTATTCTTCAGCCCACTTCTTTGGCACTAAATCAGCTTTATTCATAACTATTAGTAACTTCTTTCCTTCTTCCTGTACAAGTTTTTCAACTTTAGGATTTCTGGTCCCTATTGGGTCTCTAGCATCCACTACCTCAACTATAATATCGCCTTCTTTAATCGCTTCCCTTACTATCCTCCAAGCCTTTTTCTGTTTCATCTCGTATCACCGTTATCTCAAAGATTACAGTTCCTCCCTCTGTATATGGTGGTCCTGGATCTAAACATTGAACGTAAGCCTTTTCCCCTCTACCCAATCCTATCTCTTGGGGTTTAACACCTTTTCGCAAGGCCACTATGTAGGGTAAGAATGATGCAAAGGCATGTGTGCAAATTGCAGTGGTCTCTTCTAGATTGACCTTCGGGCCCTCTATAA comes from Thermococcus sp. EP1 and encodes:
- a CDS encoding ABC transporter ATP-binding protein; translated protein: MSFIKTIGITKRYDNGEPPALEDVNLEIKKGEIFCIMGHSGAGKTTLLRILALLEKPDSGEYYFDGTKVSWNDDLRKNITMVFQIPVMFNTTVFKNIAYGLKIRGYSKDEIKKKVEEVLELVRLQGYENRRAKYLSGGEKQRVAIARAIVLEPKLLLMDEPTANLDPTNSAIIEEIVKEIVKEKETTILFSTHNLFQAKRLAHRVAHIYKGKIIEIGKTKEVFERPRNELTKRFINGELF
- a CDS encoding ABC transporter permease, which produces MAWEYIIQGFSEALGLITEPYIIEIALRSIKVSGIATVMAVAWSLPLSMLIGLKNFRGKWLVKTFINGLMGVPTVIWGLILYLLLVPRGPLGTLGLLYTEMGISFGQALLITPIIMSIVVNSLEAIENEIRELALTLGADEIRASFQVVIESVGGIILAIIAGFNRAIAELGIALMIGGNIYVKGGHYNTRVLTTAIQMYTVRAEISVAIALGIILMGIVLGVNLLSNLIRKWLT
- a CDS encoding substrate-binding domain-containing protein codes for the protein MKRMTFIFVVFLIVSVAIGCIGTPKAENTTTETPRVLTISTTTSLYDTGILEEVVAPAFKEKYGIELRFIPKGTGGAIMDAKNGASDAILVHALSKEQAFMEEGYGVNRKVFAYNFFVIVGPKSDPAGIKGLGVTEALKKLVEYGRMHPDQLVWISRDDGSGTNTKEIALWKAAGFSFEELKNEKWFGTTGSGMGNTLLYTSERKAYTLSDIGTYLKYQKEGKIDLDVLVDKGEQLINVYAIIIINPEKIEDKDFEGAMLLAEWLTSEEGQKAIAEYGKEEFGRSLFYPAVPVLEQKEGEVFKWLLKYGFMKDGESYTECPTKFRYNAAYEFFEFPATIVEG
- a CDS encoding GTPase, whose protein sequence is MKQKKAWRIVREAIKEGDIIVEVVDARDPIGTRNPKVEKLVQEEGKKLLIVMNKADLVPKKWAEEYKQKNQNLPIVFISARERKGTGILRKEIKKIAKELFNEGKEKVKVVLVGYPNVGKSTIINVLKGKHAVGTAPIPGYTKGKQLIKLSKRIWLLDSPGVVPIDEFEELVIRGGFPADKIEDPVKPALRLIRRILETRKEAITEKYGIEKFEDEEQILEAIGKRKGLLRKGGEVDLEETARYLLREWQTGKFTLFGKEEKREESFIWDFEEILDEIEREFLIDPRRILWKYEEQLWPRKERRVGIREIEGVIVGIATRFKKCPSAIRFLEELTGKKVIASECFGGKWKGVIAILE
- a CDS encoding TIGR04076 family protein, yielding MEKLVIKAINIKGRCPVFKVGDKIVIEGPKVNLEETTAICTHAFASFLPYIVALRKGVKPQEIGLGRGEKAYVQCLDPGPPYTEGGTVIFEITVIRDETEKGLEDSKGSD